The following coding sequences lie in one Pontibacter sp. G13 genomic window:
- a CDS encoding 1-deoxy-D-xylulose-5-phosphate reductoisomerase, whose product MNPNAPKAPQKLAILGSTGSIGTQALDVISRKPELFKATVLTAHSRAELLIEQARQFLPDHVVIVNESKYSEVKEALSGLPIEVHTGADALVSVVCLEQVDMVLTALVGFSGLRPTMAAIEHGKPIALANKETLVVAGEIVMAAAAARNVPIIPVDSEHSALFQCMVGEEQNPVEKIYLTASGGPFRGFSLEQLRMVTKAQALKHPNWEMGAKITIDSASMMNKGLEVIEAKWLFDLDNSQIDVIVHPQSIIHSIVQFEDGSMKAQMGLPDMRLPIQYAMAYPQRVENDFPRFNFLDYPSLTFEQVDTSVFKNLDLAFRALDRGGNMACILNAANEITNRMFLDERIRFTDIADFNEAAMEQVEFIPNPSLEDLFETDSATRAWVRAAVEQVKP is encoded by the coding sequence ATGAACCCAAACGCACCCAAAGCCCCTCAAAAGTTGGCCATTCTCGGCTCTACAGGATCTATCGGAACACAGGCGCTCGACGTCATCTCCCGAAAACCCGAACTGTTTAAAGCGACTGTCCTCACGGCCCACTCTCGCGCAGAGCTCCTCATCGAGCAAGCCCGCCAATTTCTGCCGGACCATGTAGTGATTGTCAACGAGTCCAAGTATTCCGAAGTTAAGGAAGCCTTGTCTGGTCTCCCGATCGAAGTCCATACGGGAGCTGATGCGTTGGTCTCGGTCGTGTGTTTGGAGCAGGTGGATATGGTATTGACAGCGCTAGTCGGATTTTCTGGTCTCAGGCCCACCATGGCGGCAATTGAGCACGGCAAGCCCATTGCCCTTGCCAATAAGGAGACGTTGGTGGTAGCGGGCGAGATTGTCATGGCGGCTGCGGCTGCGCGAAACGTGCCAATCATCCCGGTGGATAGCGAGCACTCTGCGCTGTTTCAGTGCATGGTTGGGGAGGAACAAAACCCCGTCGAGAAGATTTACCTCACCGCTTCTGGAGGCCCATTTCGGGGATTTTCATTGGAGCAACTGCGAATGGTGACCAAGGCTCAGGCATTGAAACATCCCAACTGGGAGATGGGGGCAAAGATCACCATCGATTCAGCCAGCATGATGAACAAGGGATTGGAGGTGATCGAGGCCAAATGGCTGTTTGATCTCGACAATTCCCAAATTGACGTCATTGTCCATCCGCAATCCATCATTCACTCCATTGTCCAATTTGAAGACGGGAGCATGAAAGCGCAGATGGGACTGCCGGATATGCGCCTACCGATTCAGTATGCGATGGCTTATCCGCAGCGAGTCGAGAACGATTTTCCGCGATTCAACTTCTTGGACTACCCCTCGCTGACCTTCGAGCAGGTGGATACCTCCGTATTCAAGAATTTGGACTTGGCATTCCGGGCATTGGATCGTGGAGGAAATATGGCCTGTATCCTCAATGCCGCCAATGAAATCACCAATCGAATGTTCTTGGATGAGCGCATCAGATTCACGGATATTGCGGATTTCAATGAGGCAGCCATGGAGCAGGTGGAGTTCATCCCCAATCCTTCTCTGGAGGATCTATTTGAGACAGATTCTGCGACCCGAGCGTGGGTCCGAGCAGCCGTGGAACAGGTTAAACCCTAA